The window CGACGACGCAACGGCAGCTTCACACCGAGGGGTGTCTTCTTTCGTTCTGAGAACGTGGACCGGGTGAGCGAAGCGGGCTGGGATCAGATCTGGGAAGCAGGGATACGTACAGTCGTTGATCTTCGCCAGCCGAGCGAAAGAGAAGCTGCGATGTTGGATCCCGGCCCGGTTGGCTGACAATACGACAGGTCGATCTAGATGGCTTGGACAACGAGGACTTCCGAAGCAACTACTGGGACAACGGGCTTAAGGGCACGGCGCTCTACTTCCTCCCTCATCTTCAGGCGATGCCAGAGCGCACCGGTGCGGCTCTGTCGGCAATCTTGAATGCTCCACCCGGTGGAGTAATGTTCCACTGCATGTCGGGACGGGATCGCACAGGCATGATCGCGATGCTGTTATTGAGAGCTGTCGATGTCGAAACTGAGGATATCGTTGACGACTACCTGGAGACTGTCCGTCTTGGCGGGTTGCGAGCAGTCTCCGAGAACCAAGACAACGGCGAGAACGCGAGGGAAGAGCTATGTCGCTCCCATGGCACCACGACCGAGAATGTCTTTCGCTCGGTGTTATCGCAACTGCAACTTCCCGCCGTTCTCACCTTGGCCGACCTGAGCGAACCCGACCTGCAAGCCCTGCGTAGTTGGCGGAACACGATCCAGCACTGACTTTCACAGCGGCTGTGGAGCCTAGAACATGGGTAGTGTCAGATGAGTTTGATGAGAAGGTCGTGGAGGACTGGA of the Ferrimicrobium sp. genome contains:
- a CDS encoding tyrosine-protein phosphatase, whose protein sequence is MSEAGWDQIWEAGIRTVVDLRQPSEREAAMLDPGPVG
- a CDS encoding tyrosine-protein phosphatase encodes the protein MDNEDFRSNYWDNGLKGTALYFLPHLQAMPERTGAALSAILNAPPGGVMFHCMSGRDRTGMIAMLLLRAVDVETEDIVDDYLETVRLGGLRAVSENQDNGENAREELCRSHGTTTENVFRSVLSQLQLPAVLTLADLSEPDLQALRSWRNTIQH